The Ensifer canadensis genomic sequence CAGCCGTTCGAGGCTGCGCGCCGACAACGGCGCGTCGGTGGCGACGACGATGACGATTGAGCCGTCGCGATCATGTCCCGACGGCGCATCATAGGGATGCCCGCAAATCAGCAGCCGGCCGCCATAATTGGACTGCACCAGCACGCCGACTGTGAAGGTTTCGCCTGCCGCCTTGACGCGGCGCGAACTGGTGCCGATCCCGCCCTTGAGACCGAAGGCCACCGTGCCGGTGCCGGCGCCGATGGCGCCCTCTTCGACCGGACCGGGCGCCGCCGCGGCAATTGCCTTGCCGATCTCATCGATCGTCGGGCGGCCGGCGCGGATATCGTTCAGTCTGGAGTCATTGGTCTCTCCGACGACGGCGTTGAGCGACACAACCTTTTGGTTGCCCGGCTGGGCCAGCGTAAAACGGTTGATCGCCTCGATCGCCCGCCCGGTTGCGAGCGTATTGGTCAGAACAACTGGCGTTTCGAGCTCGCCCAACTCGGCGATCTGGGTCGAACCTACGAATTTGCCGAAGCCGTTCAGGACCGCCAGCGCCGCCGGCACCTTGTCCTGAAACAGATTGCCCTGGTGGGGAAGGATAGCAGTCGCGCCCGTGCGGATCCTGTCGCCCTCGACCACAGTCGCGTGGCCAACGGCTACAC encodes the following:
- a CDS encoding P1 family peptidase, whose translation is MSANTRQRLRDLGFRPGVYETGSLNAITDVAGVAVGHATVVEGDRIRTGATAILPHQGNLFQDKVPAALAVLNGFGKFVGSTQIAELGELETPVVLTNTLATGRAIEAINRFTLAQPGNQKVVSLNAVVGETNDSRLNDIRAGRPTIDEIGKAIAAAAPGPVEEGAIGAGTGTVAFGLKGGIGTSSRRVKAAGETFTVGVLVQSNYGGRLLICGHPYDAPSGHDRDGSIVIVVATDAPLSARSLERLAERAFGGLSRTGAALSNGSGDYALAFSTAEAVRRTRERRTAISSYPDLPNDLISPLFEATIEATEEAILNSLVTAQSTSGFNAATGKVSSVEAISLVRLAALKA